In Paractinoplanes brasiliensis, the following proteins share a genomic window:
- a CDS encoding TniQ family protein yields the protein MTPGPRTLPIRLAPVDGEALDSWLEVLADRSSSPLGSLMEHLMFPVRQRVGNTARDIPSDWTIMLRDAEVTNVATASGLSLERLHAMTLAYYDQRAVRLDRIRRQVQRRVLWGRARGSRYCPDCLRGPAGRGRWQLFWRLGWAFACPTHERLLADRCPECGKVQRLRPRTGKDVPQLAYCDTPFDGCGADLTRTATLRLVSEHPALAAQRRITSMIDAGTVGSGPYQAQPQPVAVALTDIRAVAARVLADLPPAQLTDLLPGDLVTAYEFTLAGHETATASSPRREPEVRPGFMAPVHAASAAVAVTIAVQVIDHDLPGSGAALRDLLARMRENLGQISATSIDQWGRGISPVLKAVHLAAVADSMRPNEHLRYRTASDLPARPHAGRRTVETRAQRTPSVLWPAWRIRLSPVRGAYPRTLGPILAACLMIVGNTVLLDAAAGLLDDVTTGSDISRILQKLHDEPTWPDIATALTRLADYLDSHPTPINYHRRRTLDYNYLLPHECWRDICRSLGVQPGTGRRERLVRAHLVHRISGLPEEDAPGYRIDDQARFRAQTAALSMFVQTPELAAALNAEATRFLATYRIYGEPLTWQPPIGLLDGLDLPGPDPARVDLEQLHDLVREPGQTPGSVAETLGTDIEVVRFLLAEHPAVPAPRSLTADRATGQIMVRARRKLPPRLFAEIYLEQNTSLRQMADSTGCSRQTLARLAAEYDIPLRDGGAPARHDPVDRDWLYEQYVNQKRPFPDLAREKGMSTTQMERWAREYEVPRRPRGGASHSARLRDQGTAAGETTK from the coding sequence ATGACGCCCGGGCCGCGAACGCTGCCGATACGCCTGGCACCGGTCGACGGAGAAGCCCTCGACTCCTGGCTCGAAGTCCTGGCCGATCGCTCGTCCAGCCCTCTCGGCAGCCTCATGGAACACCTGATGTTTCCGGTGCGCCAACGTGTCGGTAACACCGCGCGGGACATCCCGTCGGACTGGACGATCATGCTGCGCGATGCCGAGGTCACCAACGTTGCGACGGCAAGCGGGCTCTCCCTGGAGAGGCTTCACGCCATGACGCTCGCCTATTACGACCAGCGCGCTGTGCGCCTGGACCGAATACGGCGGCAGGTGCAGCGACGAGTCCTCTGGGGACGCGCCCGTGGCTCCCGGTACTGCCCCGACTGCCTGCGCGGTCCGGCCGGCCGAGGCCGATGGCAACTGTTCTGGCGGCTCGGCTGGGCTTTCGCCTGCCCGACACATGAACGGCTTCTGGCCGACAGATGCCCTGAGTGCGGCAAAGTCCAGCGACTGCGACCACGCACCGGCAAGGATGTTCCCCAGCTCGCCTACTGCGACACGCCGTTCGACGGATGCGGAGCCGACCTCACCCGGACGGCCACCTTGCGCCTGGTGTCCGAGCACCCGGCTCTGGCCGCCCAGCGCCGGATCACCTCAATGATCGACGCAGGCACCGTCGGCTCTGGTCCTTACCAGGCACAGCCACAGCCGGTCGCCGTCGCTCTCACCGACATCCGTGCCGTGGCGGCCCGCGTCCTCGCAGACCTGCCGCCCGCGCAACTCACCGACCTGCTGCCCGGCGACCTCGTCACCGCCTACGAGTTCACGCTGGCCGGCCACGAGACAGCAACGGCTTCTTCACCCCGGAGGGAACCCGAGGTCCGGCCCGGGTTCATGGCTCCGGTACACGCCGCGAGCGCAGCGGTCGCCGTGACGATCGCCGTACAGGTCATCGACCACGACCTGCCCGGTAGCGGCGCGGCGCTACGGGACCTGCTGGCCCGGATGCGCGAGAACCTCGGCCAGATCAGCGCGACCAGCATCGATCAATGGGGGCGGGGGATCAGCCCGGTTCTCAAAGCCGTCCATCTCGCTGCCGTCGCTGACTCGATGCGGCCCAACGAACACCTGCGCTACCGGACGGCCTCGGATCTGCCCGCCCGTCCGCATGCCGGCCGCCGCACGGTCGAGACCCGAGCGCAGCGCACGCCGAGCGTCCTTTGGCCTGCCTGGCGCATCCGGCTCAGCCCCGTACGCGGCGCGTACCCTCGTACCCTCGGCCCGATCCTGGCCGCTTGCCTGATGATCGTCGGTAACACCGTCCTGCTCGACGCCGCAGCCGGCCTGCTCGACGACGTCACGACTGGCAGCGACATCTCCCGCATTCTCCAAAAACTCCACGACGAGCCCACCTGGCCGGACATCGCCACGGCACTCACCCGGCTCGCCGACTACCTGGACAGCCACCCCACACCCATCAACTACCATCGCCGGCGCACCCTCGACTACAACTACCTGCTCCCGCACGAGTGCTGGCGCGACATATGCCGCAGTCTCGGGGTCCAACCAGGGACAGGCCGGCGCGAACGCCTGGTCCGCGCTCACCTCGTTCACCGCATCAGCGGTCTCCCTGAAGAAGACGCCCCCGGCTACCGCATCGATGACCAGGCCAGATTCCGGGCACAGACCGCCGCCCTGAGCATGTTTGTCCAGACGCCCGAACTCGCCGCCGCGCTGAACGCCGAGGCCACACGATTCCTCGCCACGTACCGCATCTACGGCGAGCCGCTGACCTGGCAACCTCCGATCGGCCTGCTCGACGGCCTCGATCTTCCTGGCCCTGATCCTGCCCGGGTCGACCTGGAGCAACTGCACGATCTCGTGCGCGAGCCGGGCCAGACGCCAGGCTCGGTCGCCGAAACGCTGGGGACCGACATCGAGGTGGTCCGGTTCCTGCTGGCCGAGCACCCGGCGGTCCCCGCGCCACGCTCGCTGACCGCCGATCGGGCTACCGGGCAAATCATGGTGCGCGCCCGCCGGAAGTTGCCGCCCCGTCTCTTCGCCGAGATCTACCTGGAGCAGAACACGTCGCTGCGGCAGATGGCGGACTCCACCGGATGCTCGCGTCAGACCTTGGCCCGGCTCGCCGCGGAGTACGACATCCCGCTGCGCGACGGCGGAGCCCCGGCGCGGCACGACCCCGTCGACCGGGACTGGCTCTACGAGCAGTACGTCAACCAGAAACGCCCCTTTCCCGACCTTGCAAGGGAAAAGGGAATGAGTACGACCCAAATGGAACGATGGGCGCGAGAATACGAAGTTCCGCGACGACCCCGCGGCGGGGCGAGCCACAGCGCCCGCCTGCGTGACCAGGGAACGGCCGCCGGTGAGACCACGAAATGA
- a CDS encoding DNA-binding response regulator, with protein MPRAETTRGLEPGTLAEVRVAQAWFWDGFYVRRGIDLQHRFGPDVTTVTDLDILGYAFDTSLGFRKRIGEVKSGKSSSTPRPLDRAIWVHGLQGLVGAGSGEVTTAFWPTGTIRDACRTLGVTVQHLDDLAAREQRLRIGAFDDLGSQGVSIAILRKDVQAFVKTDSVLERGFWFLASEVWFLEPLDALKRTLGLIRELSRLWPPSGHRQAEEAARWFFAEAISIATLNLAIVAGEANTMDAATFKQTAAARLATGDVSYHAMQKLSEHVDEYLGKILTSLDAPADVRISAMGAFAPSPPDYTEPLLELISRLAASAGGTARLPRQMDLIIFERLVRRRDAPAKARHRLGIATGTERMITLVGAFLRGQFDLPAPVNDALAVSRFDHADESADETQGTLFERAGETEPNDSTGN; from the coding sequence GTGCCGCGCGCCGAGACGACCCGTGGTCTTGAACCTGGAACCCTGGCCGAGGTCCGTGTCGCGCAGGCGTGGTTCTGGGACGGCTTCTACGTGCGCCGGGGCATCGACCTGCAGCACCGCTTCGGCCCGGACGTCACGACGGTGACGGACCTGGACATCCTCGGGTACGCGTTCGACACGTCGCTCGGCTTCCGCAAACGCATCGGCGAGGTTAAATCCGGCAAGTCGAGTTCCACCCCCCGCCCACTGGACCGCGCGATCTGGGTCCACGGCCTGCAGGGGCTGGTCGGCGCGGGCAGCGGCGAGGTCACTACCGCGTTCTGGCCCACGGGCACGATCCGCGACGCCTGCCGCACACTGGGCGTCACCGTCCAGCACCTCGACGACCTCGCCGCCCGCGAGCAGCGCTTGCGCATTGGGGCATTCGACGACCTGGGTTCCCAGGGCGTGAGCATCGCGATCCTCCGCAAGGATGTCCAGGCGTTCGTCAAGACCGACAGTGTTCTCGAACGCGGGTTCTGGTTCCTGGCGTCCGAGGTGTGGTTCCTGGAACCACTCGACGCCCTGAAGCGAACCCTCGGACTGATCCGCGAATTGTCGCGGCTCTGGCCGCCGAGCGGGCACCGGCAAGCCGAAGAGGCCGCGCGCTGGTTCTTCGCCGAGGCGATCTCCATCGCCACGCTCAACCTGGCCATCGTCGCGGGCGAGGCCAACACGATGGATGCGGCGACGTTCAAGCAGACCGCTGCGGCCCGTCTCGCCACCGGCGACGTCTCCTATCACGCAATGCAGAAACTCTCCGAGCACGTCGACGAGTATCTCGGCAAGATCCTAACGTCGCTGGACGCACCGGCCGACGTCAGAATCAGCGCCATGGGGGCGTTCGCGCCCTCGCCGCCGGACTACACCGAACCGCTGCTCGAACTGATCTCCCGGCTGGCGGCCAGTGCGGGAGGCACCGCACGCCTGCCGCGGCAGATGGACCTGATCATCTTCGAGCGTCTGGTACGACGCCGTGACGCGCCCGCCAAAGCTCGCCATCGCCTAGGAATCGCGACGGGCACCGAGCGGATGATCACTCTCGTCGGCGCGTTCCTGCGCGGCCAGTTCGACCTTCCGGCACCGGTGAACGACGCGCTGGCAGTCAGCCGGTTCGACCATGCGGACGAGTCCGCCGACGAAACTCAGGGCACCCTGTTCGAGCGCGCTGGCGAGACGGAACCGAACGACTCCACCGGGAACTGA
- a CDS encoding Mu transposase C-terminal domain-containing protein, translated as MTAAGVRVGVGTRVAYDGELLEVTEVFSTVHGVEVLLLDGRRRPRRMAVRDLLTSAAARILAQDPESSEDDGVPAATLLDQLSESERKQVRAKAAHVREVLTGYRSGSAELALPGEPRAGYEATSALETRYATKCAELGIHRSTIIRWVSAYRAGGEAALASGVKTKRKGTDYSTWTEIALEIMAEYTPDSPPSRKMVIARADARLKRRYGEDRPMPSRATGFRILTELEDRLPTFDKAAKRNREIAERPRGVYGKLRPTRPGEYVLMDTTRLDVFGLDPVTLQWLQVELTVAMDWYTRCIVGLRVTPVSTKAIDAAATLYQVFRPKPAGAGWPAHAVWPDHGIPRSLLLDPEAIDGPMASGRASPALAPETIVVDHGKIYVSDHLTSVCARFGISIQPARLRTGRDKGPVERFFRTIREDLLQHLPGYKGPDLHKRGENPEADAFFFLSELDAIIREWVALVYHHRCHRGLVDAFIPGLDLSPAAMFQHGVARAGYIEVPRDRDLAYHFLKVEWRTIQHYGIDWDNRRYNGEGLNDYRNIHSPYGGKYADKWPIYVDEDDITRVYFQDYKTKEWSTLTWEHAPNSDMPLSRDAMRFGRKLAASKYRYPDDQLALADLLDRWKLGLAMTKVERRIALRTAREQAAFELPDNDDAVPMLPSVRKALGQDAQPVDSGEGQARQDDHDEADNRTERQPMAVVPPADEAGDDDDADLEGLVQTHEEPLHDFYDDALEDV; from the coding sequence GTGACGGCCGCGGGTGTTCGGGTGGGTGTGGGTACCCGCGTCGCCTACGACGGTGAACTCCTTGAGGTGACCGAGGTCTTCAGCACCGTACACGGTGTCGAGGTCCTCCTTCTTGACGGCCGGCGTCGGCCACGCCGCATGGCGGTCCGTGACCTCCTTACTTCTGCTGCAGCCCGCATCCTGGCGCAAGACCCCGAATCAAGCGAGGACGACGGGGTTCCGGCCGCCACCTTGCTCGATCAACTGTCTGAATCCGAACGCAAGCAGGTTCGAGCCAAGGCTGCACATGTCCGGGAGGTGCTAACTGGCTACCGATCCGGCAGCGCTGAATTGGCATTGCCCGGCGAGCCTAGAGCCGGATATGAGGCCACGTCGGCCTTGGAAACCCGATACGCGACCAAATGCGCTGAACTGGGAATCCATCGAAGCACCATCATCCGTTGGGTCAGCGCGTACCGAGCCGGTGGCGAGGCCGCACTTGCGAGCGGCGTGAAGACGAAGAGAAAGGGAACTGACTACTCCACGTGGACCGAGATCGCTCTTGAAATCATGGCGGAGTACACCCCCGACTCTCCGCCGTCAAGGAAGATGGTCATCGCCAGGGCCGACGCACGTCTGAAAAGGCGCTACGGCGAAGACCGGCCGATGCCGAGTCGGGCCACCGGTTTCCGAATTTTGACAGAGCTTGAGGACCGGCTACCGACCTTCGACAAAGCCGCCAAACGCAATCGGGAGATCGCTGAACGACCCCGTGGGGTCTACGGCAAGCTGCGGCCGACTAGACCCGGCGAGTACGTCTTGATGGACACCACCAGGCTGGACGTGTTCGGGCTGGACCCGGTGACGCTGCAATGGTTGCAGGTCGAGCTGACGGTCGCCATGGACTGGTATACCCGGTGCATCGTCGGGCTAAGAGTCACCCCGGTCAGCACCAAGGCGATCGACGCCGCCGCCACTCTCTACCAGGTATTTCGCCCTAAGCCCGCCGGTGCCGGGTGGCCGGCGCACGCCGTGTGGCCGGATCACGGAATCCCCCGCTCCTTGCTGCTCGATCCGGAGGCCATCGATGGCCCGATGGCCTCCGGACGGGCGTCGCCAGCGTTGGCACCCGAGACCATCGTCGTGGACCACGGCAAGATTTATGTCTCCGACCATCTGACCAGCGTTTGTGCCCGATTCGGAATCTCAATTCAGCCGGCCCGGCTGCGCACAGGGCGCGACAAGGGGCCGGTGGAGCGCTTCTTTCGGACCATCCGTGAAGACCTCCTGCAACACCTGCCGGGGTACAAGGGCCCAGATCTTCACAAACGAGGTGAAAACCCGGAAGCAGACGCCTTCTTTTTCCTGAGCGAACTGGACGCCATCATCCGCGAATGGGTGGCCCTAGTCTATCACCACCGCTGCCACCGCGGGCTGGTCGATGCCTTTATCCCAGGGCTGGATCTGTCACCCGCCGCGATGTTCCAGCATGGGGTGGCCCGCGCCGGATACATCGAGGTTCCCCGCGACCGGGACCTTGCCTACCACTTCCTGAAAGTCGAATGGAGAACGATTCAACACTACGGCATCGACTGGGACAATCGCCGCTACAACGGAGAAGGTCTGAACGACTACCGGAACATTCATAGCCCATATGGTGGCAAGTACGCGGATAAGTGGCCTATCTACGTCGATGAAGATGACATCACCAGGGTATATTTCCAAGACTATAAGACAAAGGAATGGTCGACACTGACATGGGAGCACGCCCCGAACAGTGACATGCCTCTGAGTCGGGACGCCATGAGGTTCGGCCGGAAACTGGCAGCATCCAAGTACCGCTATCCAGATGATCAACTGGCCTTAGCCGACCTGCTGGATCGCTGGAAGCTCGGACTCGCAATGACGAAGGTCGAACGGCGTATCGCATTGCGCACGGCCCGGGAGCAGGCCGCTTTCGAGTTACCTGACAACGACGATGCGGTGCCCATGCTGCCGTCGGTCCGTAAGGCTCTGGGGCAGGACGCGCAGCCTGTCGATTCTGGTGAGGGCCAGGCACGGCAGGACGATCACGATGAAGCCGACAACCGCACGGAGCGGCAGCCGATGGCTGTCGTGCCGCCGGCGGACGAGGCGGGCGATGACGACGACGCTGACCTGGAGGGGCTTGTCCAGACGCACGAGGAACCCCTTCACGACTTCTACGACGATGCGCTGGAGGACGTATGA
- a CDS encoding TniB family NTP-binding protein produces MSTAAVASGKLALATKEDWKAYAESPRRIRPENLTRRQIDALSSHELARYDRTRREWHANLGPIRTPQLDRLHEDMWDIVDSNLQDGDKARGAIAVEAFPGLGKTTAALSFARTFHVREISECGAFTDEGNERIPVCRVGLNGDTGIKDFNRYMLDFFAHPGRRRGTAAEFGSRALECALKCGVRLMVIDDLHFLRWQRKNGEEVRNHLKWIANEFPVTLLMVGVGLTQKGLFNEGASPADVVFAQTARRTTKLQMEPFSIDKEEGRRAWRNLLLAIEQRIVLAEKHQGMLADDLSDYLFARSTGHIGSLMSLINRGCQRAIRKGRERLDQGLLDGVRIDEAAEAARREIEIAMANAKITSRPRQSRKRAA; encoded by the coding sequence ATGAGCACTGCGGCCGTAGCCTCGGGGAAGCTCGCACTGGCAACGAAAGAGGATTGGAAAGCCTACGCGGAAAGCCCTCGCCGCATCCGCCCGGAGAACCTCACCCGGCGGCAGATCGATGCGCTTTCGTCGCATGAACTGGCGCGGTACGACCGGACGCGCCGCGAATGGCATGCGAATTTGGGTCCCATCAGGACTCCGCAACTTGACCGCCTACACGAAGACATGTGGGACATCGTCGACAGCAATCTACAGGATGGAGACAAGGCGCGCGGAGCGATCGCCGTCGAAGCGTTTCCCGGCCTTGGGAAGACCACGGCAGCGCTGTCTTTCGCCCGAACCTTTCACGTTCGTGAGATCAGCGAGTGCGGGGCCTTCACAGATGAGGGAAACGAGCGCATACCGGTCTGCCGGGTTGGACTCAACGGTGATACCGGAATCAAGGACTTCAACCGTTACATGCTGGATTTCTTCGCCCATCCCGGCCGACGTCGCGGCACCGCCGCCGAGTTTGGCAGTCGTGCACTGGAATGCGCCCTCAAATGCGGCGTACGGCTGATGGTGATTGACGACCTGCACTTCCTGCGATGGCAGCGCAAGAACGGCGAAGAGGTACGCAATCATCTCAAATGGATTGCAAACGAGTTTCCCGTCACCCTGCTGATGGTAGGCGTCGGACTGACACAGAAGGGACTGTTCAACGAAGGTGCCTCCCCTGCGGACGTGGTTTTTGCGCAGACCGCGCGACGCACGACCAAGCTGCAAATGGAACCGTTCAGTATCGACAAGGAGGAGGGCCGGCGTGCCTGGCGGAACCTGCTGCTGGCGATCGAGCAGCGGATCGTTCTCGCCGAGAAGCACCAAGGAATGCTCGCCGACGATCTGAGCGACTACCTCTTCGCCCGCAGCACCGGCCACATCGGATCACTGATGAGCCTGATCAATCGTGGATGCCAGCGTGCCATACGAAAGGGCCGCGAACGTCTCGACCAGGGTCTGCTAGACGGGGTGAGGATCGACGAGGCCGCCGAGGCGGCGCGCCGCGAGATCGAAATCGCCATGGCGAATGCCAAGATCACCAGCCGCCCGCGGCAGAGCCGGAAACGCGCGGCATGA